One region of Pogoniulus pusillus isolate bPogPus1 chromosome 19, bPogPus1.pri, whole genome shotgun sequence genomic DNA includes:
- the LOC135183931 gene encoding H(+)/Cl(-) exchange transporter 5 isoform X3, whose protein sequence is MNGSSTMMDFLEEPLPGVGTYEDFNTIDWVREKSRDRDRHREITSRSKESTWALIHSVSDAFSGWLLMLLIGLLAGSLAGLIDISAHWMTDLKEGVCLAGFWFNHEHCCWKSNTTFTDRDKCPEWMSWSQLILGHGEGAFAYILNYFMYVVWALLFSLLAVLLVKGFAPYACGSGIPEIKTILSGFIIRGYLGKWTLIIKTITLVLAVSSGLSLGKEGPLVHVACCCGNILCHLFTKYRKNEAKRREVLSAAAAAGVSVAFGAPIGGVLFSLEEVSYYFPLKTLWRSFFAALVAAFTLRSINPFGNSRLVLFYVEFHMPWHLLELVPFILLGIFGGLWGAFFIRSNIAWCRRRKTTKLGRYPVLEVLVVTAITAILAFPNEYTRMSTSELISELFNDCGILDSSQLCEYVNDFNSTKGDDLPDRAAGPGVYTAMWQLALALLMKVFITIFTFGMKVPSGLFIPSMAVGAIVGRLLGVAMEQLAFYHHDWAIFSGWCSQGADCITPGLYAMVGAAACLGGVTRMTVSLVVIMFELTGGLEYIVPLMAAAMTSKWVADAIGREGIYDAHIRLNGYPFLEAKEEFSHKTLAMDVMRPRRSDPPLTVITQDSMTVEDVETIINETTYSGYPVVVSRESQRLVGFVLRRDLIISIENARKRQDGIVSTSVIYFTDHSPPLPPSSPSMLKLRSILDLSPFTVTDQTPMEIVVDIFRKLGLRQCLVTHNGKLLGIITKKDVLKHIAQLANQDPDSILFN, encoded by the exons ATCACCAGCAGAAGCAAGGagtccacctgggcactgatCCACAGCGTCAGTGATGCTttctctggctggctgctgatGCTCCTCATTGGCTTGTTGGCAG GTTCCTTGGCAGGTCTGATAGACATCTCTGCTCACTGGATGACCGATCTGAAGGAAGGAGTCTGCTTGGCAGGCTTCTGGTTCAACcatgagcactgctgctggaagtCCAACACAACCTTCACAGACAGGGACAAGTGTCCCGAGTGGATGAGCTGGTCCCAGCTAATCCTCGGCCATGGAGAG GGGGCCTTTGCCTACATTCTCAATTACTTCATGTATGTTGTCTGGGCCttgctcttctccctcctcGCTGTGCTGCTCGTCAAGGGCTTTGCTCCTTACGCCTGCGGCTCAGGAATCCCAGAG ATCAAAACTATCTTAAGTGGTTTCATCATTAGAGGCTACCTGGGCAAGTGGACCCTGATCATCAAAACCATCACCTTAGTGCTGGCAGTGTCCTCTGGGCTGAGCCTGGGCAAAGAGGGGCCCCTGGTGCAcgttgcctgctgctgtgggaacaTCTTGTGTCACCTCTTCACCAAGTACCGGAAGAATGAAGCCAAGCGCAGAGAG gttctgtcagcagcagcagctgccggtGTGTCTGTGGCCTTCGGCGCGCCCATCGGAGGagtgctcttcagcctggaagag GTCAGTTACTACTTTCCCCTCAAGACGCTCTGGAGATCCTTCTTTGCGGCTCTGGTGGCCGCCTTCACCCTGCGTTCCATCAACCCCTTTGGGAACAGTCGCCTGGTCCTCTTCTACGTGGAGTTCCACATGCCCTGGCACCTGCTGGAGCTTGTGCCCTTCATCCTCCTGGGGATATTTGGTGGGCTTTGGGGAGCCTTCTTCATTCGCAGCAACATCGCCTGGTGCAGGCGGCGCAAGACCACCAAGCTGGGCAGATACCcagtgctggaggtgctggtggtgaCAGCCATCACTGCCATCCTGGCCTTCCCCAACGAGTACACCAGGATGAGCACCAGCGAGCTCATCTCCGAGCTCTTCAATGACTGTGGCATCTTGGACTCCTCCCAGCTCTGCGAGTACGTCAACGATTTCAACAGCACCAAAGGGGACGACTTGCCGGACAGAGCGGCTGGCCCAGGGGTCTACACTGCCATGTGGCAGCTGGCTTTGGCCCTGCTCATGAAGGTCTTCATCACCATCTTCACTTTTGGCATGAAG GTGCCCTCGGGTCTCTTCATCCCCAGCATGGCAGTGGGTGCCATCGTTGGGCGCCTGCTGGGCGTAGCCATGGAGCAGCTGGCCTTCTACCACCACGACTGGGCCATCTTCAGTGGCTGGTGCAGCCAAGGAGCAGACTGCATCACTCCTGGCCTCTATGCCATGgttggggctgcagcctgtctag GTGGGGTGACGCGCATGACCGTGTCCCTGGTGGTCATCATGTTCGAGCTGACGGGTGGCCTGGAGTACATCGTGCCTCTGATGGCCGCAGCCATGACCAGCAAGTGGGTGGCCGACGCCATCGGGAGGGAAGGGATCTACGATGCCCACATCCGCCTCAACGGGTACCCCTTCCTGGAGGCCAAGGAGGAGTTCTCCCACAAGACTCTGGCCATGGACGTGATGAGGCCGCGCAGGAGCGACCCTCCTCTGACCGTCATCACTCAGGACAGCATGACCGTGGAGGACGTGGAGACCATCATCAATGAGACCACCTACAGTGGCTACCCAGTGGTGGTGTCCCGGGAGTCTCAGAGGCTGGTGGGCTTTGTcctcaggagagacctcatcaTTTCCATCG AGAACGCCCGGAAGAGGCAGGATGGCATCGTCAGCACCTCCGTTATTTACTTCACCGACCACTCTCCTCCACTGCCTCCGAGCTCCCCCTCCATGCTGAAGCTGAGGAGCATCCTGGACCTCAGCCCCTTCACGGTGACAGACCAAACGCCCATGGAGATCGTGGTGGACATCTTCCGCAAGCTGGGGCTGCGCCAGTGCTTGGTCACACACAACGG gaagctgctggggaTCATCACCAAAAAGGACGTTCTGAAGCACATTGCACAACTGGCCAACCAGGACCCAGACTCCATCCTCTTCAACTGA
- the LOC135183932 gene encoding tumor necrosis factor ligand superfamily member 10-like, producing the protein MAPQEPIAAGQLLRSDSGGSGTPMLPEGSGEPGPGGGARRQRRHGWCWGSVALLGVLALQVASTTGLFVYFSMAISKLKAQAPGSVEELRCLQVINQQQEGSSLEELITNQSCLKLANTIKAYVATVTESVVRRSAAKEAQRSYLNISEGQVPPKAAGKPSAHLTLRPQSLAVDGSPGRFGNLSQSCRHAIARWEDGTIHSHLQNITYRDGRLRVNQPGKYYVYSQIYFRYPSAGAHRSVPQLVQCINWKTSYSQPILLLKGVGTKCWAPEANYGLHALYQGGLFELKAGDELFVSVSSLSIDYNDAAASYFGAFRLDL; encoded by the exons ATGGCCCCACAGGAGCCCATCGCGGCCGGGCAGCTCCTACGCTCCGACAGCGGCGGCTCCGGGACTCCGATGCTACCGGAGGGTTCCGGGGAGCCCGGGCCCGGCGGCGGAGCGCGACGGCAGCGGCGGCACGGGTGGTGCTGGGGTAGCGTGGCCCTGCTGGGGGTTCTGGCGCTGCAGGTGGCCTCCACCACCGGACTCTTCGTTTACTTCTCCATGGCCATCTCCAAG CTCAAGGCTCAGGCTCCAGGGAGCGTGGAGGAGCTGCGGTGCCTGCAGGTCAtcaaccagcagcaggagggctccAGCCTGGAGGAACTCATCACCAACCAGTCCTGCCTCAAGCTGGCCAACACCATCAAAGCCTACGTGGCCACG GTGACGGAGAGCGTCGTCCGCAGGAGCGCGGCGAAGG AAGCCCAGAGGAGCTACCTGAACATCTCAGAGGGGCAGGTTCCTCCCAAAGCAGCTGGCAAGCCCTCGGCACACCTCACCCTTCGCccgcagagcctggctgtggatg GGAGCCCCGGGCGCTTCGGGAACCTGTCGCAGTCGTGCCGCCACGCCATCGCGCGCTGGGAGGATGGCACCATCCACTCCCACCTGCAGAACATCACCTACCGCGACGGGCGCCTGCGGGTCAACCAGCCGGGCAAGTACTACGTCTACTCCCAGATCTACTTCCGCTACCCCAGCGCCGGCGCCCACCGCTCCGTCCCGCAGCTCGTCCAGTGCATCAACTGGAAGACGTCCTACAGCCAACCCATCCTGCTGCTCAAAGGGGTTGGCACCAAGTGCTGGGCTCCCGAGGCCAATTATGGCCTCCACGCTCTCTACCAAGGAGGACTCTTCGAGCTGAAGGCCGGCGATGAGCTCTTTGTCTCCGTCTCCTCCCTGTCCATCGACTACAACGATGCAGCAGCCAGCTACTTTGGGGCCTTCAGGCTCGACCTGTga